A window of the Dictyostelium discoideum AX4 chromosome 4 chromosome, whole genome shotgun sequence genome harbors these coding sequences:
- the tsfm gene encoding elongation factor Ts, translated as MIRSLNFALRNCNKNILINSNKITINNGLLLKKNNFCTQSTSEVKVPTELVVQLRKKTQSPVQECKKALQASNNDMDGAIKWLLEKGKATAEKLKSRVSAEGIISVLVDSGSGKAVILEMNSETDFVSRGDIFRNLARDISKATLSNPISGGKLAENGILELDPTQVENIYPIKINITNEDGVAEEMTIKDSIVRIVSKLRENIVIRRASFIQPLNNNNNNSKSYISSYAHDSTSEKKDVGRLGSIVQFEYQGDCNNMNSLKEFANQLAIHIVSNSPSVVTVNDIPSSVLEECKNNNKNPESLYDDMVLYEQSYMYSPDHSVKQYLEILSEKLGIKNLSVKTFRRYAIGETAERV; from the exons atgatcaGATCATTAAATTTTGCTTTAA gaaattgtaataaaaatattttaattaattcaaataaaataacaattaataatggattattattgaaaaagaataatttttGTACACAATCAACAAGTGAAGTTAAAGTACCAACTGAATTAGTTGTACAATTAAGAAAAAAGACTCAATCACCAGTACAAGAATGTAAGAAAGCATTACAAGCTAGTAACAATGATATGGATGGTGCAATCAAATGGTTATTAGAAAAGGGTAAAGCCACTGCTGAGAAATTAAAGAGTAGAGTATCAGCAGAGGGTATCATTTCAGTATTGGTCGATAGTGGTAGTGGAAAAGCTGTCATTTTAGAAATGAATAGTGAAACTGATTTCGTATCACGTGGTGACATTTTCCGTAATTTAGCAAGAGACATCTCCAAAGCAACTTTATCAAACCCAATCAGTGGTGGAAAGTTAGCAGAGAATGGAATCTTGGAACTTGACCCAACCCAAGTTGAAAACATTTacccaattaaaattaacatCACCAATGAGGATGGCGTCGCTGAAGAAATGACTATCAAAGACTCAATAGTTCGTATTGTTAGTAAATTACGTGAGAATATTGTAATTCGTCGTGCATCTTTCATTCaaccattaaataataataataataatagtaaatcaTATATTTCATCATATGCACATGACTCAACATCAGAAAAGAAAGATGTTGGTCGTTTAGGTTCAATCGTTCAATTTGAATATCAAGGTGattgtaataatatgaatTCTCTTAAAGAGTTTGCCAATCAATTAGCAATTCACATTGTTAGTAATTCACCAAGTGTAGTTACAGTCAATGATATTCCAAGTTCAGTTTTAGAGgaatgtaaaaataataacaaaaatccAGAATCACTCTATGATGATATGGTACTCTATGAACAATCTTACATGTATTCTCCAGATCATTCCGTAAAACAATATCTTGAAATTCTCTCTGAAAAATTaggtattaaaaatttatctgTCAAAACTTTTAGACGTTATGCAATTGGTGAAACTGCCGAACGTgtttaa
- the rcbA gene encoding repC-binding protein A, translated as MKVTIKNINKEIYVFEVNGDLTVAELKNLISEKHNQTPSWQTLIYSGKILEDKRTLESYNITDSGFIVMMIKKPREAPATTPAPSTTPAPSTTSAPTTTTTAEPTPTTSSTNNTSTTTPTSVPTPTNNTPATPNPTPTTSSTPGSTSTTSPQQSSDFATGTELEATIKNITDMGFARDQVLRALRLTFNNAERAIEYLVSGNIPAANDPEDEEEMEGGGGSGDNPFEALRNHPHFNLLREAISKNPSIIPGILQQLAQTNPALVRQIQENPNEFIRLFQGDGNPGGNPGQFTLQVTQEESEAIQRLQALTGMDKSTVIEAYFACDKNEELTASYLFETADDE; from the exons atGAAAGTCACAATCAAAAacattaataaagaaatttatgTTTTTGAAGTAAATGGAGATTTAact gtagcagaattaaaaaatttaattagtgAAAAACATAATCAAACTCCATCATGGCAAACATTAATTTATAGTGGAAAGATTTTAGAAGATAAACGTACACTCGAATCATATAATATTACTGATTCAGGATTTATTGTTATGATGATTAAAAAACCAAGAGAAGCACCAGCAACCACACCAGCACCATCAACTACACCAGCACCATCAACTACATCAGCaccaaccaccaccactactgcAGAACCAACCCCAACCACTTCCTCAACTAATAATACATCAACTACAACTCCAACTTCAGTCCCAACACCAACCAACAATACACCAGCCACACCAAATCCAACCCCAACCACTTCCTCAACACCAGGTTCAACCTCTACAACTTCACCACAACAATCCTCTGATTTCGCCACCGGCACTGAATTAGAAGccacaattaaaaatattacagATATGGGTTTTGCAAGAGATCAAGTTTTAAGAGCACTCAGACTTACCTTTAACAATGCTGAACGTGCTATTGAATATTTAGTTAGTGGAAATATTCCAGCTGCAAATGATccagaagatgaagaagaaatggaag gtggtggtggtagtggtgataATCCATTCGAAGCTTTAAGAAATCATCCACACTTCAACTTACTTCGTGAAGCCATCTCCAAAAATCCAAGCATTATCCCAGGAATCTTACAACAATTAGCTCAAACCAATCCAGCCCTCGTTAGACAAATCCAAGAAAAtccaaatgaatttattCGTCTCTTCCAAGGTGATGGTAACCCAGGTGGCAATCCAGGTCAATTTACTCTTCAAGTCACTCAAGAAGAATCTGAAGCAATTCAAAGA TTACAAGCCTTAACAGGTATGGATAAATCAACAGTTATTGAAGCTTATTTTGCATGTGACAAGAATGAAGAACTCACAGCTTCTTATCTTTTTGAAACTGCTGACGATGAATAA